The following are encoded in a window of Sinorhizobium sojae CCBAU 05684 genomic DNA:
- a CDS encoding class I SAM-dependent methyltransferase, with translation MSVADSGWTNRIPKPVSTLDFLGNDAIEKLVKDFDFQTVLDIGCGAGNHAEFLASKGKTVTTLDAGHFYKFKPDILGDYETIDLGRKFDCIWASHILEHIRNLGSFLEKMYSDLNDGGVLAVSVPPLKHDLVSGHINLFNPGTLIYNLIQAGFDCSKASVKVYGYNISVIVKKVPTGIPLGSWSFADVSRFFPFHVYKDCDGRIISANW, from the coding sequence ATGAGTGTTGCGGATTCAGGATGGACAAACAGGATACCGAAGCCGGTATCGACGTTGGATTTTCTCGGCAACGATGCGATCGAAAAACTGGTGAAGGATTTCGATTTCCAGACCGTCCTTGATATTGGCTGCGGCGCAGGGAACCACGCAGAATTCCTAGCCTCAAAGGGAAAGACGGTCACGACCCTGGACGCCGGCCATTTTTACAAGTTCAAGCCAGACATCCTTGGAGATTACGAGACAATCGACCTCGGCCGAAAATTCGACTGCATTTGGGCCAGCCACATTCTGGAACACATTCGCAATCTTGGTTCATTCCTTGAGAAGATGTATTCCGACCTCAACGACGGCGGCGTTTTGGCGGTCTCTGTCCCGCCTCTTAAGCACGACTTGGTGAGCGGACACATCAATCTCTTTAATCCAGGAACGTTGATCTACAACCTCATTCAGGCAGGCTTCGATTGCAGCAAGGCTTCCGTGAAGGTCTACGGCTACAATATCAGCGTGATCGTCAAGAAGGTTCCGACAGGGATCCCGTTGGGTTCGTGGAGCTTTGCTGACGTGAGCCGGTTTTTCCCGTTCCACGTCTACAAGGATTGCGACGGGCGTATCATCTCGGCGAATTGGTAA
- a CDS encoding glycoside hydrolase family 108 protein, which produces MSNEFERALTKTLIHEGGYVNHPKDPGGATNQGVTQRVYDDFRRQMKLTTRPVKGMTSAERDTIYRQRYWNLIKGDLLPVGVSYVVFDGAVNSGVSQSVKWLQRALGVKSDGVVGPATLTAVQAVNDHDALISKIVERRMKFLKALKTWKTFGKGWTRRVNGVLSTGQAWASGSVGPAIDYAPGGEAKAYVEDAKKAPSTAPGDTAAGAGSIGAILTQAQQELAPYITIDFVAKVSAALTLASVIVAVGGIAYRVWAARRAKEIADAIDAVPA; this is translated from the coding sequence ATGAGCAACGAATTCGAGAGGGCACTGACGAAAACGCTGATTCATGAAGGCGGATACGTCAATCACCCGAAGGACCCGGGCGGCGCGACCAACCAGGGCGTCACACAGCGGGTCTACGATGACTTCCGCCGCCAGATGAAGCTGACCACGCGGCCGGTGAAGGGAATGACCTCGGCCGAGCGCGACACGATCTACCGCCAGCGCTACTGGAATCTAATCAAGGGCGACCTGCTGCCCGTCGGCGTTTCCTATGTCGTCTTCGACGGTGCCGTGAACTCCGGTGTCTCTCAGTCGGTCAAGTGGCTGCAGCGCGCACTCGGCGTCAAATCAGATGGCGTCGTCGGTCCCGCCACGCTCACCGCCGTTCAGGCGGTCAACGATCATGACGCTCTGATCTCGAAGATCGTCGAGCGGCGCATGAAGTTCCTCAAAGCGCTGAAGACGTGGAAGACCTTTGGCAAAGGTTGGACCCGGCGCGTCAACGGTGTTCTTTCGACCGGTCAAGCTTGGGCGAGTGGTTCTGTCGGTCCCGCGATCGACTACGCGCCTGGTGGCGAGGCCAAGGCCTATGTCGAGGATGCCAAGAAGGCGCCTTCAACCGCCCCGGGCGACACGGCTGCTGGCGCCGGCAGCATCGGTGCGATCTTGACGCAAGCGCAGCAGGAGCTCGCTCCGTATATCACCATTGATTTTGTCGCTAAGGTCTCGGCCGCTCTGACGCTCGCGAGCGTCATCGTTGCCGTCGGCGGCATAGCCTACCGCGTATGGGCCGCACGCAGGGCAAAGGAGATCGCAGACGCGATCGATGCGGTGCCCGCATGA
- a CDS encoding alkaline phosphatase family protein — translation MPLRNKLLLIILDGQPWRNARRLMGNLEGWVQAGDARVWRMRSVLPSTSASCYASIHTGVPPQVHGVLSNETLFRVEQPDIFSEVARAGGKTGAVTHSFWSIFFQRAPFDMVRDIEYDEPEGPIHHGRFHTMAGYNHQNQMTPSDLDLFATLTILTERFSIDYGVLHTCTLDSMGHRYGHDCSQMDVACFTIDAQLATFLPRWRKNGYEVIVTADHGQTNRGHHGGHDEEMQDFAFYWFGGGDGPPADTLLDQLQVAPTVLSRIGVPVPASMKAKPLLL, via the coding sequence ATGCCTCTTCGCAACAAACTTCTGCTCATCATTCTCGACGGTCAGCCATGGCGAAACGCGCGCCGGCTGATGGGCAACCTGGAAGGCTGGGTGCAGGCCGGCGACGCGCGGGTTTGGAGGATGCGTTCCGTTCTTCCGTCTACCTCGGCCTCCTGCTACGCGTCGATCCACACCGGCGTACCGCCGCAGGTTCACGGCGTTCTCTCGAACGAGACGCTGTTTCGCGTCGAGCAGCCCGACATCTTCTCCGAAGTCGCCAGAGCCGGCGGCAAGACCGGCGCCGTCACCCATTCCTTCTGGTCGATCTTCTTCCAGCGCGCGCCCTTCGACATGGTGCGCGACATAGAGTACGACGAACCGGAAGGGCCGATCCATCACGGTCGTTTCCACACCATGGCGGGCTACAATCACCAAAACCAGATGACGCCAAGTGATCTCGATCTCTTCGCCACGCTGACCATTCTGACCGAGCGCTTCTCCATTGACTATGGCGTCCTGCATACCTGCACACTCGACAGCATGGGGCATCGATATGGCCATGACTGCTCGCAGATGGATGTCGCCTGCTTTACCATCGACGCCCAGCTCGCGACCTTCCTGCCGCGCTGGCGCAAGAACGGCTATGAGGTCATCGTAACGGCAGATCATGGCCAGACCAATCGCGGCCATCATGGCGGCCACGATGAGGAGATGCAGGACTTCGCCTTCTACTGGTTCGGTGGTGGCGATGGCCCTCCGGCGGACACTCTCCTCGACCAGTTGCAAGTGGCGCCAACTGTGCTTTCACGCATCGGCGTGCCTGTGCCGGCAAGTATGAAAGCGAAGCCGCTTCTCCTTTAG
- a CDS encoding META domain-containing protein, whose translation MSKTLTAAACACLLIELASINTVAAESVPQELVGSWRAEAIVGEGVVDEFETVLEIREDGTYGGMGGCNIFTGAFTLSGRAITFGPTAAARKMCEPAVMEQEQKFFDALRNGLDWSVDGTRLTLAGPDGTPVMRLVSTEAAAAGGAEVILHVPGAGAVDRQTVRYDCGGEGVEAEYINAGPLSLVTFSVGGHYIAASGIISGSGARYAGGRYIWWTEGEEATLFDVTKGEDDPGVVCVRRG comes from the coding sequence ATGTCAAAGACCCTGACCGCTGCCGCCTGCGCCTGCCTTCTGATCGAACTTGCCTCCATCAACACGGTCGCTGCCGAGAGCGTGCCGCAGGAGCTTGTCGGTTCCTGGCGTGCCGAGGCGATCGTCGGCGAAGGTGTCGTGGACGAATTCGAGACTGTGCTGGAGATCCGGGAGGACGGCACCTATGGCGGCATGGGCGGCTGCAACATCTTCACCGGTGCCTTCACCCTCTCGGGCAGGGCCATCACCTTCGGACCAACCGCCGCGGCGCGCAAGATGTGCGAACCGGCCGTCATGGAGCAGGAGCAGAAATTCTTCGACGCTCTGCGAAACGGGCTCGATTGGAGTGTCGACGGCACAAGGCTCACGCTCGCGGGCCCCGACGGCACCCCGGTTATGCGGCTCGTCTCGACGGAGGCTGCGGCCGCGGGCGGGGCGGAGGTCATCCTGCATGTGCCCGGCGCCGGCGCGGTCGATCGGCAGACGGTGCGGTACGATTGCGGCGGGGAGGGCGTCGAAGCCGAATATATCAATGCCGGCCCCCTGTCGCTCGTCACTTTTTCGGTCGGCGGCCACTACATCGCCGCGTCGGGCATAATCTCCGGCTCGGGCGCGCGCTATGCCGGCGGCCGCTACATCTGGTGGACCGAAGGCGAGGAGGCGACGCTATTCGACGTTACGAAGGGCGAGGATGATCCGGGAGTGGTTTGCGTCAGAAGGGGATAG
- the dxr gene encoding 1-deoxy-D-xylulose-5-phosphate reductoisomerase, whose amino-acid sequence MASGEEKRRLTILGSTGSIGTNTLDVIERLGGRTNFEIAALTGNGNISLLAEQARRLGAEFAVTADEERFRELKDALGGSGIAVAAGRSGLIEAAERDAGWVMAAIVGNAGLAPTLAAARRGADIALANKECLVSAGSLFLEAIRKGGGRLLPVDSEHNAIFQVLENEQRHAVERIILTASGGPFRTKSLEEMRHVTADIARAHPNWSMGLKISIDSASMFNKALEMVEARHLFGLRPDQIEVIVHPQSVIHSMVGYSDGSVLAQLGCPDMRTAIGYALSYPKRCALPIDRLDFAKLARLDFEAPDENRFPAIGLARRAMEAGGVQGAVLNGSKETALEAFIKGRIGFLAMAEIVEKVMDALADLPAAVTMDDVFAADEKARHTAAGLIK is encoded by the coding sequence ATGGCATCCGGCGAGGAGAAGCGCCGCCTGACGATACTGGGCTCTACCGGTTCGATCGGCACCAACACGCTCGACGTCATCGAGCGACTCGGCGGCCGTACGAATTTCGAGATTGCGGCGCTCACCGGGAACGGCAACATATCCCTGCTCGCTGAACAGGCGCGCCGCCTGGGCGCCGAGTTCGCGGTCACCGCCGACGAGGAGCGTTTCCGCGAATTGAAGGACGCGCTCGGCGGCAGCGGCATTGCGGTGGCGGCCGGCCGAAGCGGCCTTATCGAGGCGGCCGAGCGCGACGCCGGCTGGGTGATGGCGGCAATTGTCGGCAATGCCGGGCTTGCTCCGACACTCGCGGCCGCGCGGCGTGGCGCCGATATCGCGCTTGCCAACAAGGAGTGCCTCGTCTCCGCCGGCAGCCTCTTCCTGGAAGCAATCCGCAAGGGCGGCGGGCGGCTGCTGCCCGTCGACAGCGAACATAACGCCATCTTTCAGGTGCTCGAAAACGAGCAGCGACACGCCGTCGAACGCATCATCCTGACGGCCTCCGGCGGCCCCTTCCGCACCAAATCTCTCGAGGAGATGCGGCATGTCACGGCCGACATCGCCCGCGCCCATCCCAACTGGTCGATGGGCCTGAAGATTTCGATCGACAGCGCCTCCATGTTCAACAAGGCGCTGGAAATGGTCGAGGCGCGCCACCTCTTCGGACTGCGTCCGGATCAGATCGAGGTGATCGTCCATCCGCAATCGGTGATTCACTCGATGGTCGGCTACAGCGATGGATCGGTGCTGGCGCAGCTCGGCTGTCCGGACATGCGCACGGCGATCGGCTATGCGCTTTCCTATCCGAAGCGCTGCGCGCTGCCGATCGATCGGCTGGATTTTGCGAAACTGGCGCGGCTCGATTTCGAGGCGCCGGACGAAAACCGCTTCCCGGCGATCGGCCTGGCGCGCCGGGCGATGGAAGCGGGCGGCGTGCAGGGCGCAGTGCTGAACGGCTCGAAGGAAACCGCGCTCGAAGCCTTCATCAAGGGAAGGATCGGCTTCCTGGCGATGGCGGAAATCGTCGAGAAGGTGATGGATGCATTGGCGGACCTTCCGGCGGCCGTCACCATGGACGATGTCTTCGCGGCGGATGAAAAGGCCCGGCATACGGCTGCCGGGTTGATTAAGTAA
- the hemA gene encoding 5-aminolevulinate synthase — translation MDFESFFKAELDGLHQEGRYRIFADLARHRGEFPKATRYTTDGSQEVTVWCSNDYLGMGQSPVVVEAMKQAIDECGAGAGGTRNISGTNHYHVLLERELADLHGKESALLFTSGYVSNLAALGTLCSKIPGIICFSDAGNHASMIEGIRHSKCERVIFKHNSVADLEAKLAAADPRAPKIIAFESVYSMDGDIAPIKEICDLADKYGAMTYLDEVHAVGMYGPRGGGIAEREGLMHRLTVIEGTLGKAFGVMGGYITGSAALCDFIRSFASGFIFTTALPPALAAGALASIRHLKESQVERFAHQERVRRLRSLLDKRGIPHMVNPSHIVPVIVGDAAKCKWISDLLLDNFGVYVQPINYPTVPKKTERLRITPTPLHSDADIDRLVGALHSLWSRCALARAVA, via the coding sequence ATGGATTTCGAGAGTTTCTTCAAAGCCGAGCTGGACGGGCTGCATCAGGAAGGTCGCTACCGCATTTTCGCCGATCTTGCCCGCCACCGTGGCGAATTCCCGAAGGCGACGCGCTACACGACCGACGGCAGCCAGGAAGTCACGGTCTGGTGCTCGAACGACTATCTCGGCATGGGCCAGTCTCCGGTGGTCGTCGAAGCGATGAAGCAGGCGATCGACGAGTGCGGCGCCGGCGCTGGCGGCACCCGCAACATCTCCGGCACCAACCACTATCACGTGCTGCTCGAGCGCGAGCTTGCCGACCTGCACGGCAAGGAATCCGCGCTGTTGTTCACCTCGGGATACGTGTCGAACTTGGCCGCGCTTGGGACGCTCTGTTCCAAGATCCCCGGCATCATCTGCTTCTCGGATGCCGGAAATCACGCTTCGATGATCGAGGGCATTCGTCACTCGAAATGCGAGCGCGTCATCTTCAAGCACAATTCGGTGGCCGATCTTGAAGCCAAGCTTGCGGCGGCCGATCCGCGCGCGCCGAAGATCATCGCCTTCGAATCGGTCTATTCGATGGATGGCGATATCGCGCCGATCAAGGAAATTTGCGATCTTGCCGACAAATACGGCGCCATGACCTATCTCGACGAGGTCCATGCGGTCGGCATGTACGGTCCGCGCGGCGGCGGCATCGCCGAGCGCGAGGGACTGATGCACCGCCTGACGGTGATCGAGGGCACGCTCGGAAAGGCCTTCGGCGTCATGGGCGGCTATATTACCGGTTCGGCAGCACTCTGCGATTTCATTCGCTCCTTTGCCTCCGGCTTCATCTTCACGACCGCGTTGCCGCCGGCACTCGCCGCGGGCGCGCTCGCTTCGATCCGCCATCTGAAGGAAAGCCAGGTCGAACGCTTTGCCCATCAGGAGCGCGTGCGGCGGTTGCGTTCGCTGCTCGACAAGCGCGGCATTCCGCACATGGTCAATCCGAGCCATATCGTACCGGTCATCGTCGGCGATGCCGCCAAGTGTAAATGGATCTCGGACCTGCTGCTCGACAATTTCGGCGTCTATGTGCAGCCGATCAACTATCCGACCGTGCCGAAGAAGACCGAGCGCCTGCGCATCACACCGACGCCGCTGCATTCGGATGCCGATATCGATCGCTTGGTCGGCGCCCTGCATTCGCTCTGGTCGCGCTGCGCGCTAGCAAGGGCGGTGGCGTAA
- a CDS encoding FAD binding domain-containing protein yields the protein MYETNYHRASSIGEALKLMGSSAEGKYLSGGMTLIPTMKQRLAAPSDLIDLRHIAEMKGIAVDGRTVTIGAASTHEEVATCDRVKAVCPALCVLASHIGDPHVRHMGTIGGSVANNDPAADYPAAILALDATVVTDRREIKAGDFFTGLFETALDGGEIIIALRFEAPEKASYQKFANPASRYAMAGVFVARRDNGDVRVAVTGAGSDGVFRHAGIESALAGNWSPDAVTSVAVNPSDLLSDLHATAPYRANLIKVMARRAVAAA from the coding sequence ATGTACGAGACCAATTATCATCGCGCCTCTTCGATCGGTGAGGCACTGAAGCTGATGGGGTCCTCTGCGGAGGGAAAATATCTTTCCGGCGGCATGACGCTTATTCCCACCATGAAGCAGCGGCTCGCCGCGCCGAGCGACCTCATCGATCTGCGACACATCGCGGAAATGAAGGGCATCGCAGTCGACGGGCGGACGGTCACGATCGGGGCGGCGTCGACGCATGAGGAGGTCGCAACCTGCGATCGGGTGAAGGCAGTCTGTCCCGCCCTTTGCGTGCTTGCGAGCCACATCGGCGATCCGCATGTCCGTCACATGGGCACGATCGGCGGTTCCGTCGCCAATAATGACCCGGCGGCGGACTATCCGGCCGCCATCCTGGCGCTCGACGCGACGGTGGTCACGGACAGGCGGGAAATCAAGGCGGGCGATTTCTTCACCGGATTATTCGAGACGGCACTGGACGGCGGCGAAATCATCATCGCGCTCCGCTTCGAAGCCCCCGAAAAGGCGAGCTACCAGAAGTTCGCCAACCCGGCCTCCCGTTATGCGATGGCCGGCGTGTTCGTCGCCCGTCGCGACAATGGCGACGTACGCGTCGCGGTGACCGGGGCCGGCTCCGACGGGGTGTTCCGCCACGCGGGCATCGAATCGGCGCTCGCCGGCAACTGGTCGCCGGACGCGGTGACAAGTGTGGCGGTCAATCCCTCGGACCTGCTTTCCGACCTTCATGCGACCGCGCCCTATCGCGCCAATCTCATCAAGGTGATGGCCAGACGCGCCGTGGCGGCCGCGTGA
- a CDS encoding xanthine dehydrogenase family protein molybdopterin-binding subunit, with translation MGVEGIGAPVARKEDRRFLTGKGRYTDDMTVPGMKYAVFVRSPHAHARIAGIDAAEAKAMPGVIDVLDGEQLLADGIGNLICGWMIHSKDGSPMRMGVWRPLADKTVRYVGDAVAVVVADSVAEARDAAEAVIVDYDPLPVVADPLQALSDGQPQIHPEAPGNLIFDWEIGDAAAVDRAIAGAAHVTELKLFNNRLSPNPMEPRATLGIYDPGDDHYTCYTTSQNPHLARLVMSAFYNVAPENKLRVIAPDVGGGFGSKIYIYPEEIVCLWASKRTGVPVKWTSDRTEAFLTDAHGRDHVSTVKMAFDANHRITALEVDTIANLGAYMSLFSSAVPTYLYATLLSGQYDIPAIHANVRTVYTNTAPVDAYRGAGRPEATYLLERTMETAARELGISPAELRRINFIRSFPHQTPVIMNYDAGDYEASLNAAMAAADVDGFAARRAESERRGMKRGVGMSCYIEACGIAPSAAVGSLGAGVGLWESAEVRVNAVGTIEVMTGSHSHGQGHETTFAQLVAERLGVPIDSINIVHGDTDKVQMGMGTYGSRSGAVGMSAIVKALDKVESKAKKIAAHIMEADESDIVLEDGALKVAGTDKALPWSQVALAAYTAHNLPAGMEPGLKEGAFYDPANFTFPAGCYICEVEVDPETGKTNIVQFVAADDFGNIINPMIVEGQVHGGLAQGIGQALLEGVHYDPDSGQLLTASYMDYAMPRADDLPSFKVSTTNTPCPNNPLGIKGCGEAGAIGSPPALINAITDAIGNNALTMPATPEKVWAAAQAAN, from the coding sequence ATGGGTGTTGAAGGGATTGGCGCGCCGGTCGCGCGCAAGGAAGACAGGCGGTTCCTCACCGGCAAGGGACGCTATACGGACGATATGACGGTGCCGGGAATGAAATATGCGGTCTTTGTGCGCAGCCCGCATGCGCATGCCAGGATCGCAGGAATCGACGCGGCGGAGGCGAAGGCCATGCCCGGCGTCATCGACGTGCTCGACGGAGAGCAATTGCTGGCGGACGGAATCGGCAATCTCATCTGCGGCTGGATGATCCATTCGAAGGACGGCTCACCGATGAGGATGGGCGTCTGGCGGCCGCTTGCGGACAAGACGGTGCGCTATGTGGGCGATGCGGTCGCGGTCGTCGTGGCCGACAGCGTTGCCGAAGCACGCGACGCGGCGGAAGCGGTGATCGTCGATTATGATCCGCTGCCGGTGGTCGCCGATCCGTTGCAGGCGCTGAGTGACGGCCAGCCGCAGATCCATCCGGAAGCCCCCGGCAACCTGATCTTCGACTGGGAGATCGGCGACGCCGCCGCGGTCGACCGGGCGATTGCCGGCGCGGCGCATGTGACGGAACTGAAGCTCTTCAACAACCGCCTGTCGCCCAATCCGATGGAGCCGCGCGCTACCCTCGGCATCTACGATCCGGGCGATGACCATTACACCTGTTACACGACCAGCCAGAACCCGCATCTGGCGCGTCTGGTGATGAGCGCCTTCTACAACGTCGCTCCGGAGAACAAGCTGAGGGTGATCGCGCCCGATGTCGGCGGCGGCTTCGGCTCCAAGATCTATATCTATCCGGAGGAGATCGTCTGTCTCTGGGCTTCGAAGCGCACCGGTGTGCCGGTCAAGTGGACGTCGGACCGCACCGAGGCGTTCCTCACCGACGCGCATGGCCGTGACCATGTGTCGACGGTCAAGATGGCCTTCGACGCCAACCATCGGATCACGGCGCTCGAGGTCGATACGATCGCCAATCTCGGTGCCTATATGTCGCTCTTTTCCTCGGCCGTGCCGACCTATCTCTATGCGACGCTGCTCTCCGGGCAATATGACATCCCGGCGATACACGCCAATGTCCGCACCGTCTATACAAATACCGCTCCGGTCGATGCCTATCGCGGCGCCGGGCGCCCGGAAGCGACCTATCTCCTGGAGCGGACGATGGAAACGGCGGCGCGCGAGCTCGGCATTTCGCCCGCCGAGCTCCGGCGCATCAATTTCATCCGGTCCTTCCCACACCAGACGCCGGTCATCATGAATTACGACGCCGGCGATTACGAGGCGTCGCTCAATGCGGCGATGGCAGCCGCCGATGTGGACGGCTTTGCCGCGCGCAGGGCGGAATCGGAGCGGCGCGGCATGAAACGCGGCGTTGGCATGAGCTGCTATATCGAGGCCTGCGGCATTGCACCGTCGGCTGCGGTCGGCTCGCTCGGCGCCGGCGTCGGCTTATGGGAATCGGCCGAGGTCCGGGTCAATGCGGTCGGCACGATCGAGGTGATGACTGGATCGCACAGCCATGGCCAGGGGCATGAGACGACCTTTGCCCAGCTCGTCGCCGAACGACTGGGCGTGCCGATCGACAGCATCAATATCGTGCATGGCGACACGGACAAGGTGCAGATGGGCATGGGCACCTACGGCTCGCGTTCCGGCGCCGTCGGCATGTCGGCGATCGTCAAGGCGCTCGACAAGGTCGAAAGCAAGGCGAAGAAGATCGCGGCGCACATCATGGAGGCCGACGAGAGCGACATCGTCCTCGAGGACGGCGCCCTCAAGGTCGCCGGCACCGACAAGGCTCTACCCTGGTCGCAGGTGGCGCTTGCCGCCTATACCGCACACAACCTGCCCGCCGGCATGGAGCCTGGCCTCAAGGAGGGCGCTTTCTATGATCCGGCGAATTTCACCTTCCCGGCCGGCTGCTACATCTGCGAGGTGGAAGTCGATCCGGAAACGGGCAAGACGAATATCGTTCAATTCGTCGCAGCGGACGATTTCGGCAATATAATCAATCCGATGATCGTCGAGGGGCAGGTGCATGGCGGCCTTGCGCAGGGAATCGGCCAGGCGCTGCTCGAAGGCGTGCATTACGATCCCGACAGCGGACAACTGCTGACGGCGAGCTACATGGATTATGCCATGCCGCGCGCCGACGACCTGCCGTCCTTCAAGGTGTCGACGACGAATACGCCATGCCCCAACAATCCGCTCGGCATCAAGGGATGCGGTGAGGCGGGGGCGATCGGCTCGCCGCCGGCACTGATCAACGCGATCACGGACGCAATCGGCAACAACGCGCTCACCATGCCGGCAACGCCCGAAAAGGTTTGGGCCGCCGCGCAAGCCGCCAATTGA
- a CDS encoding (2Fe-2S)-binding protein, protein MAKITMTVNGRQVTGTCDDRTLLVHFIRENLGLTGTHVGCDTTQCGTCVVLMDGQSVKSCSILVAQAEGSAITTIEGVAQYGELHPVQAAFKAHHGLQCGFCTPGMVMTAVDMIRRHGGNLDEATVRAELEGNICRCTGYHNIVKAILAAAAEMGGGARQAAE, encoded by the coding sequence ATGGCGAAAATAACGATGACGGTCAACGGCCGCCAGGTGACGGGCACCTGCGACGACCGGACGCTGCTGGTGCACTTTATCCGCGAAAACCTCGGACTGACGGGGACGCATGTCGGCTGCGACACCACGCAATGCGGCACTTGCGTCGTCCTGATGGATGGCCAATCGGTCAAGAGCTGTTCGATCCTCGTCGCCCAGGCGGAGGGCTCGGCGATTACGACCATCGAAGGGGTGGCGCAATATGGCGAGCTTCATCCGGTTCAGGCGGCGTTCAAAGCGCATCACGGCCTGCAATGCGGCTTCTGCACGCCGGGCATGGTCATGACCGCCGTCGATATGATCCGCCGTCACGGCGGCAATCTAGACGAGGCGACGGTGCGCGCCGAGCTCGAGGGCAATATCTGTCGCTGCACCGGCTACCACAACATCGTCAAGGCGATCCTGGCCGCGGCTGCCGAGATGGGCGGCGGCGCACGCCAGGCCGCGGAATGA
- a CDS encoding glycine zipper domain-containing protein, translating to MKKAIALVLVALSVASCTQTEKGAGIGAASGAIIGGAVTGNVRGAAVGAAIGGVSGALIGHVTEQPGQCYYRDRYGRRYIDAC from the coding sequence ATGAAAAAAGCCATCGCACTTGTGCTGGTCGCCCTGTCGGTCGCAAGCTGCACGCAAACCGAAAAGGGTGCCGGAATCGGTGCCGCATCGGGCGCGATTATCGGCGGCGCCGTAACCGGCAACGTACGCGGCGCGGCCGTCGGCGCGGCCATCGGCGGCGTTTCCGGTGCGTTGATCGGCCATGTCACGGAGCAGCCGGGCCAATGCTATTACCGCGACCGCTACGGCCGCCGCTATATCGACGCCTGCTGA
- a CDS encoding NAD-dependent formate dehydrogenase, which produces MAKVVCVLYDDPVDGYPTTYARDGLPKLEHYPDGQTLPSPKAIDFQPGVLLGSVSGELGLRKFLESQGHSLVVTSDKDGPDSVFERELADADIVISQPFWPAYLTAERISKAGKLKLAITAGIGSDHVDLQAAIERGITVAEVTYCNSISVSEHVVMMILSLARNYIPSYEWVVKGGWNIADCVARSYDIEGMDIGTVGAGRIGTAVLRRLKPFDVKLHYTDRHRLPDAVEKELGVTFHKTAEEMVPVCDVVTINAPLHPETENLFDEVMIGKMRRGAYLVNTARGKICNRDAIARALETGQLAGYAGDVWFPQPPPKDHPWRSMPHHGMTPHISGSSLSAQTRYAAGTREILECWFEGRPIREEYLIVAGGKLAGAGAHSYSAGDATRGSEEAARFKT; this is translated from the coding sequence ATGGCAAAGGTCGTTTGCGTCCTCTACGACGATCCTGTCGATGGTTATCCGACCACCTATGCGCGGGATGGCTTGCCGAAGCTCGAGCATTACCCCGACGGACAGACGCTTCCCAGCCCGAAGGCCATCGATTTTCAGCCGGGAGTCCTGCTCGGCAGCGTCTCCGGCGAGCTAGGCTTGAGGAAGTTTCTCGAAAGCCAAGGGCATAGCCTTGTGGTGACCTCGGACAAGGACGGTCCCGACAGCGTCTTCGAACGGGAACTCGCCGACGCCGATATCGTCATCTCGCAACCCTTCTGGCCTGCCTACCTGACTGCCGAACGGATTTCCAAGGCAGGCAAGCTGAAGCTCGCGATTACTGCCGGGATCGGCTCGGACCACGTGGATCTCCAGGCCGCGATCGAGCGCGGCATCACCGTCGCCGAAGTGACCTATTGCAACTCGATCAGCGTGTCCGAACATGTTGTGATGATGATCCTCAGCCTCGCACGCAACTATATCCCCTCCTATGAATGGGTCGTGAAGGGCGGCTGGAACATCGCCGACTGCGTCGCCCGCTCCTATGATATCGAAGGCATGGACATCGGTACGGTGGGCGCCGGGCGGATCGGCACGGCGGTACTGCGGCGGTTGAAACCCTTCGACGTCAAGCTGCACTACACGGACCGGCACCGGCTCCCCGACGCCGTCGAGAAGGAACTCGGCGTCACTTTTCATAAAACCGCGGAGGAGATGGTGCCCGTCTGCGACGTCGTCACGATCAACGCGCCCCTCCACCCCGAGACGGAAAACCTCTTCGACGAGGTGATGATCGGCAAGATGAGGCGCGGCGCCTATCTGGTGAATACCGCTCGCGGCAAGATCTGCAATCGCGATGCCATCGCACGGGCGCTCGAGACCGGCCAACTCGCCGGCTATGCGGGTGATGTATGGTTCCCGCAACCGCCGCCCAAGGATCATCCCTGGCGATCGATGCCCCATCACGGCATGACGCCGCATATCTCGGGTTCCTCGCTCTCTGCCCAGACGCGCTATGCGGCGGGCACGCGAGAGATTCTCGAATGCTGGTTCGAAGGCAGACCGATCCGCGAGGAGTATCTGATCGTCGCCGGTGGCAAGCTCGCCGGCGCCGGCGCGCACTCCTACAGCGCAGGAGATGCGACGCGCGGGTCCGAAGAGGCGGCACGCTTCAAGACGTGA